A single window of Streptomyces aquilus DNA harbors:
- the lepB gene encoding signal peptidase I — protein sequence MGDVAVGARSGHDGEEHRGRPVDAADPAADSVVTSSDGSGGDEDGTRTGQGQEESKPAPKKPRSFWKELPILIGIALVLALLIKTFLVQAFSIPSDSMQNTLQQGDRVLVDKLTPWFGSEPERGEVVVFHDPTQWLAGEPTAEPNAVQTFLSWIGLMPSAEEKDLIKRVIGVGGDTVECKGTGPLKVNGKALNESDYVYAGNTPCTVDDMGGQFKVKVPKGFIWVMGDHRQNSRDSRYNQDDKYHGMVPVDEVVGRAIVKAWPINRWGTLPVPDTFDQDGLNNQSSASTALTVAPQGLALAGAVPVVLWRRRRIAPTETR from the coding sequence GTGGGGGATGTGGCGGTTGGCGCACGGTCCGGACACGACGGCGAGGAGCACCGCGGACGCCCCGTGGACGCGGCCGACCCGGCCGCGGACAGCGTCGTGACCTCGAGCGACGGCTCCGGTGGAGACGAGGACGGGACCAGGACCGGCCAGGGCCAGGAAGAGTCGAAACCCGCGCCGAAGAAGCCGCGTTCCTTCTGGAAGGAACTGCCGATCCTGATCGGTATCGCGCTCGTCCTGGCGCTGCTGATCAAGACGTTCCTGGTGCAGGCGTTCTCGATCCCGTCCGACTCGATGCAGAACACCCTCCAGCAGGGTGACCGCGTCCTCGTCGACAAGCTGACGCCGTGGTTCGGCTCCGAGCCCGAGCGCGGTGAGGTCGTCGTCTTCCACGACCCGACCCAGTGGCTGGCGGGCGAGCCGACCGCCGAACCGAACGCCGTCCAGACGTTCCTCAGCTGGATCGGTCTGATGCCGTCCGCCGAGGAGAAGGACCTCATCAAGCGGGTCATCGGCGTCGGCGGTGACACCGTCGAGTGCAAGGGCACCGGTCCGCTGAAGGTCAACGGCAAGGCGCTGAACGAGAGCGACTACGTCTACGCCGGCAACACCCCGTGCACGGTCGACGACATGGGCGGCCAGTTCAAGGTGAAGGTGCCCAAGGGCTTCATCTGGGTCATGGGCGACCACCGCCAGAACTCGCGCGACTCGCGCTACAACCAGGACGACAAGTACCACGGCATGGTCCCGGTCGACGAGGTCGTCGGACGGGCCATCGTGAAGGCCTGGCCGATCAACCGCTGGGGCACCCTGCCGGTCCCCGACACCTTCGACCAGGACGGCCTGAACAACCAGTCCTCGGCGTCCACCGCGCTGACGGTGGCCCCGCAGGGGCTGGCGCTCGCGGGCGCGGTGCCGGTGGTGCTGTGGCGGCGGCGCCGGATCGCGCCGACGGAGACGCGCTGA
- the lepB gene encoding signal peptidase I encodes MGGESTTRTAPRSGGTNTGPVGSRTGQRLSGLAVALGLVLFLGGFAWGAVVYRPYTVPTSSMAPTIDAGDRVLAQRIDGGDIRRGDVVVFTDKSWVSNAPVVKRVVAVGGDTVSCCTKGKLTVNGKQIDEPYLPKDSLAEWKNIPEVTVPKGRLFLLGDERQGSLDSSAHLTDAASGTVAVSAVTARVDAVVWPMDGMLKEPSGFKELGALSSPGPLRTITALIIGGAVLVLGGGAYGPIAKRLGRRRAAQSRMEPVGAR; translated from the coding sequence ATGGGTGGCGAGAGCACGACACGTACGGCCCCGCGCAGCGGTGGCACCAACACGGGCCCGGTGGGCAGCCGGACCGGACAGCGACTGTCCGGGCTGGCCGTCGCGCTGGGCCTGGTGCTGTTCCTCGGCGGGTTCGCCTGGGGAGCGGTGGTCTACCGGCCGTACACCGTGCCCACCAGCTCGATGGCGCCCACCATCGACGCCGGCGACCGGGTGCTCGCGCAGCGCATCGACGGCGGCGACATCCGCCGGGGTGACGTGGTCGTCTTCACCGACAAGAGCTGGGTGAGCAACGCCCCCGTGGTCAAGCGCGTGGTCGCGGTCGGCGGGGACACCGTCTCCTGCTGCACGAAGGGCAAGCTGACCGTCAACGGCAAGCAGATCGACGAACCGTATCTGCCCAAGGACAGCCTGGCCGAGTGGAAGAACATCCCCGAGGTGACCGTCCCCAAGGGGCGGCTGTTCCTGCTCGGTGACGAGCGGCAGGGCTCCCTGGACTCCTCCGCCCACCTCACGGACGCGGCCAGCGGCACCGTCGCGGTGAGCGCCGTGACCGCCCGCGTCGACGCCGTCGTCTGGCCCATGGACGGCATGCTGAAGGAGCCGAGCGGCTTCAAGGAGCTCGGTGCGCTGTCCTCGCCGGGACCGCTGCGGACGATCACCGCCCTGATCATCGGCGGCGCGGTGCTCGTGCTCGGCGGTGGCGCCTACGGGCCGATCGCCAAGCGGCTGGGCAGGCGTCGCGCCGCGCAGAGCCGGATGGAGCCCGTGGGTGCGCGCTGA
- a CDS encoding NUDIX hydrolase, with amino-acid sequence MRAEAAADTYEGGLRKVARVVLLDPDDRILLLHGHEPDDPNDDWWFTPGGGVEGDETREEAALRELAEETGITEVELGPVLWRRMCSFPFAGRRWDQDEWYFLARTTQTATAATALTDLERRSVAGARWWTCQELTRAHETVYPTRLAELLRRLLDEGPPAGPVTLDTEIV; translated from the coding sequence GTGCGCGCTGAGGCCGCGGCGGACACCTACGAGGGCGGACTGCGCAAGGTCGCCAGAGTGGTGCTGCTGGACCCCGACGACCGCATCCTGCTCCTGCACGGCCATGAGCCGGACGATCCGAACGACGACTGGTGGTTCACCCCCGGTGGCGGGGTCGAGGGCGACGAGACTCGTGAAGAGGCCGCTCTCCGGGAACTCGCCGAGGAGACCGGAATCACCGAGGTCGAGCTCGGGCCGGTGCTGTGGCGGCGGATGTGTTCCTTCCCGTTCGCGGGGCGCCGCTGGGACCAGGACGAGTGGTACTTCCTGGCCCGGACGACCCAGACGGCGACGGCGGCGACGGCGCTCACCGATCTGGAACGGCGCAGCGTCGCCGGAGCGCGCTGGTGGACGTGTCAGGAACTGACCCGGGCACATGAGACGGTGTATCCGACCAGACTCGCCGAGCTGCTCCGCAGGCTGCTCGACGAAGGTCCCCCGGCCGGGCCCGTGACCCTTGACACCGAAATCGTCTAG
- a CDS encoding DUF2469 domain-containing protein, with protein sequence MSAEDLEKYETEMELKLYREYRDVVGLFKYVIETERRFYLTNDYEMQVHSVQGEVFFEVSMADAWVWDMYRPARFVKQVRVLTFKDVNIEELNKSDLELPGG encoded by the coding sequence ATGAGCGCCGAGGACCTCGAGAAGTACGAGACCGAGATGGAGCTGAAGCTCTATCGGGAGTACCGCGATGTCGTCGGTCTGTTCAAGTACGTGATCGAGACCGAGCGGCGTTTCTATCTCACCAACGACTACGAGATGCAGGTGCACTCGGTCCAGGGTGAGGTGTTCTTCGAGGTCTCGATGGCCGACGCCTGGGTCTGGGACATGTACCGGCCGGCGCGGTTCGTGAAGCAGGTGCGGGTGCTCACGTTCAAGGACGTGAACATCGAGGAGCTCAACAAGAGCGACCTGGAGCTGCCGGGCGGGTGA
- a CDS encoding YraN family protein, whose product MNARSALGKYGETLAARRLAEAGMTVLERNWRCGRTGEIDIVARDGEVLVVCEVKTRRAGAFEHPMAAVTPDKAERLRGLAECWIHAHGGAPPGGVRIDLVGVLLPERGAPVVEHARGVA is encoded by the coding sequence ATGAACGCACGCAGTGCACTCGGCAAGTACGGCGAGACGCTGGCCGCACGGCGGCTGGCGGAGGCCGGGATGACCGTCCTGGAGCGCAACTGGCGCTGTGGCAGGACCGGTGAGATCGACATCGTGGCGCGGGACGGAGAGGTCCTGGTCGTCTGCGAGGTCAAGACACGGCGGGCGGGTGCCTTCGAGCACCCGATGGCCGCGGTGACCCCCGACAAGGCGGAGCGCCTGCGCGGCCTCGCCGAATGCTGGATCCATGCCCACGGAGGGGCGCCGCCGGGCGGCGTCCGCATCGACCTGGTCGGCGTACTCCTGCCGGAGCGCGGAGCGCCCGTCGTCGAGCATGCGCGGGGGGTGGCCTGA